GTTGAAATGTCATATCCGATCCCGCGCCGGTGGGGTCACGATTAAACCTTCTTGCAATACTCAAGTTTCCGTACCGAAAACGGGAGCGATTAGCAAGAGGCAAACCGGGCACGGGAAGCCATCGCACCGCGAGATAAGCGTCATCTTCGAGCCTCTCAAAGCCCGTAGAAGCGCTCGCCGTTCGATGCCCAGATCTTTTGCTGGTCGGCGGGCGGCAGGTTCGTCATGGCATGGCCAAGCGTTTCGATCCAGCGGCTGTAGTCCGCGACCAGATTGACGACCGGCCAATCGCTGCCGAAAACGAGACGATCGGGACCGAAGATTTCGAAGACCGCCTCGAGATAGGGCTGAAGGCGTTCCGGCGTCCAATCCGGACCATCTTCGGTCACGATGCCGGAGATCTTGCAATGGACATGGCGAAGATCGCGGAAGCGTTCCATCTCCCGCAGCCAGGGCTCGAAGCTACCGCTTCCGATTTCAGGCTTGGCCATGTGGTCGACGATCACCGGCAGATCGGGGTAGCGCTCGATGAACCGGATCGTGTTGAGGATATGCCGCGGCTTGATCAAGGCGTCGAACCGGAGCCCGAGGTCGAGCATCGCTCGGACGGCCGGATCGAGCTCTTTCTTCAATATCCAATCGTCTTCGGGCAGATCCTGCAGATAGGGACGGATGCCCTTCAGCTTGGCAAATCGTGCCCAACAGGCAAGGTCGGCTGCGGCCGTCGGCGCAAGAAGATCGAGCCACGCAACGACGCCCTTGATGAAGTCCCGCCCGTCGGCAAGGCCGAGAAGGTAGCCGGTTTCATGAACGGAAGACGCTGCGGATACGACGACAACGCCCTCGACGTTGTTCTTCTCCATCAACGGAACCGCGTCGCGCGGCCCGTAGTCGCGATAAAGCACCTTGTCATCCGGCGACATCCAGAGCGAATAGTAAGGCTCCATGGCCAGTGTCCAGAAATGCATATGGCAATCGACGCGCCGCATCGTCTCCTCCTCAAACGTCTCTCCGCGCGACAAAGAAGGTCAGAAAAGCGTCGGGACGGCAAGTGCAGCGATACACGAAATCGGATTGAAATTCCTCAAGCATCGGATAGGGTTCGGAGGCTTTTTTCATAATCCCGATCTTCCTGGATAGCATACGCCCATGAGCTTCGAATCCGTCCGCGCGTTTTTCAGCGCACATGCACCTGACATCGAAATCGTCGAAACCGCCGAAAGTTCTTCGACGGTGGCACTTGCGGCCGAAGCGCACGGCGTCGAGCCGGCGCAGATCGCCAAGACGATCTGCCTCAGGGTCGGGAACGAAACCATGCTGGTTGTTGCAAGCGGCACTGCCCGCCTCGACAACCGGAAATTCAAGGATGCTTTCGGCGGCAAGGGCCGCATGCTCGGACCGGAGGAAGTCCTGGAGGTTACAGGCCATCCGGTCGGGGGCGTTTGCCCCTTTGGATTGCCCGCGCCGATCCCGGTGTATTGCGATGTTTCTCTGAAGCGTTTCGACGAAGTCGTGCCCGCCGCCGGTTCCACGAACTCGGCGGTGCGCATCCCGACGGAACGGCTGGCCGAACTTACCCGTGCCAAATGGGTCGATGTCTGCCAATAACTCGGCTCGCCAACTTCACATCATCAACAGAATACCTATATTACATCGCAAACATGCCGTGGTTGTGCATGACAGGAGATAAGATGCCGAGTGCCGTTTCGCGTTTTGCCAAGATAGCGGCGATAGCCGTTCTGACGAGCGCTTCCGTTTTTGCTGCCTATAGCGATGCCGAGGCGCGCCGCGCCGGAGGTTTCGGCGGATTCGGCAGCCGCGGAACGCGCACATTCGACGCGCCGCCGGTCACGCGCACCGCGCCTGCACCGGCCGCACCCATGGAACGGACGATGACGCCGCGCCAGCAGACGCCCGCTACCGCTCAGCAGCCTCTTAATGCCCAGCGTCCGGGCGGCCTCTTTGGCGGCTTTGGCCGTTCGATGATCGGCGGCCTGATTGCAGGCGGCCTGCTCGGCATGCTGCTCGGCCATGGCTTCGGCGGCGGCTTCGGTTTTCTTGGCATGCTGCTGCAGATCGCCCTGATTGGTGGCGCGGTCATGCTTGCCATGCGCTTCTTCGCCAATCGCCGCCAGCCGTCCTACGGTGCGGCAGGAGGCCGCGGTCAATCCTTTAACAACATGTCCAGCAACATGTCGTCAAACAGCAATTCGTCCAGCAATTCGTCGTTTCGCATTCCGGCGATCGGCTCAGGCACTGCGGGTTATCAACAGCAACAGCAGCCTCGCGCCGACCGGCCGAGCGACGAAATCGGGCTGGCACAGGCCGATCTCGACCAGTTCGAGGAACTGCTGACCAAGGTGCAGACCGCCTATGGCGCCGAGGACTATAATACGCTTCGCAAGCTGACGACGCCCGAAGCGATGTCCTATCTTGCCGAAGAACTTGGCGAGAATGCCACAAACGGCGTGCGCAACCGCGTCTCGGACGTCAAGCTTCTGCAGGGCGATATCGCCGAAGCCTGGCGCGAGAATGGTCAAGACTATGCAACGCTTGCCATGCGCTATTCGTCAATCGACGCAATGGTCGACCGTGACAGCGGCCATGTCGTTTCCGGTGACGATCGCCAGCCGAGCGAGAGCACCGAGATCTGGACCTTTGTGCGCAAGACCGGCAGCGACTGGAAGCTTGCCGCCATCCAGGGCACGGAGCAGCGTGCCGCCTGAGATATCAAGTCTTGAAGGTGTAGTCGGTGATCGACTGCGCCTTCATTTCAATCGAAAAACCTGGTTTTGACGGCGGCATATAGGCCGCGTCCCTGATCACGCACGGGTCGAGGAAGTGTTCGTGCAGATGGTCGACATATTCGATCACGCGCCCGTCCTTGGTCGCGGACACCGCGACATAGTCGATCATCGACAGGTGCTGTACATACTCGCAAAGACCGACGCCGCCGGCGTGCGGCCAGACTGGCAGACGGTATTTGGCGGCGAGCAGCAGCACGGCCAGAACCTCGTTCAGGCCGCCCATGCGGCAGGAATCGATCTGAACGATGTCGATCGCACCTTCGGCGATGAACTGCTTGAACATGATGCGGTTCTGGCACATCTCGCCGGTTGCCACCTTGACCGGGCCGATGGCATCGCGGATCTTCCGGTGTCCGGCGACGTCGTCGGGACTTGTCGGTTCCTCGATGAAATAGGGTTTGGCAAAAGCGAGTTCCTTCACCCAGCCGATCGCCTGCCCGACCTCCCAGACCTGATTGGCATCGATCATCAGGTAACGATCCGGGCCAATCACCTCGCGGGCAATGCGCAGCCGGCGGATATCGTCTTCAAGATCGCGGCCGACCTTCATCTTCACGTGGTTGAAGCCGGCATCGATTGCCTCCTGGCAAAGGCGGCGCAGCTTTGCGTCGTCATATCCGAGCCAGCCGGCAGACGTCGTATAGCAGGCGTAACCTTCCTTTTCGAGCGTCGCGATCCGTTCCGTCTTTCCGACCTCGGCACTCCTTAGGATCGTAACCGCCTCGTCGCGCGTCAGCACGTCGGTCAGGTAGCGATAGTCGACGATGTCAGCGATCTCCTCGGGGCTCATCTCCGCAACCAGCCGCCACACAGGCTTTCCCGCCTGCTTGGCGAGAAGATCCCAGACCGCGTTGACAACGGCGCCTGTCGCCAAATGGATGGCCCCCTTCTCCGGACCGATCCAGCGAAGCTGGCTGTCGCTCGTCAGATGCCGCCAGAATTTGCCCGGCTGGGCGAGGACGTCGGCAAGGTCCGCGCCGACAACCAGATGCGCCATCGCCTTTATCGCCATGCAGCAGATGTCGTTGCCGCGGCCGATCGTGAAGGTGAGCCCGTGGCCCGAAAGCCCTGGCTCATCCGTATCCAGAATGACGTAAGCCGCTGAATAATCGGGATCCGGGTTCATAGCATCGGAGCCGTCGAGGCTTTGCGAGGTCGGAAAACGAAGATCGGAAACACGAATGCCGGTTATGCGGGTCATGGGCTCCTCCCGAACTGGCCGGGCAGTCAGATCGTCCAGCCGCCGTCGATGGCGAAGGCCTGTCCGCTGGTATAGGTAGCACCGGCGAGATAGACGGCAAGATCGGCAATTTCTTCCGGCGTGCCGAGGCGGCCCATCGGCTGGCGGGAAATGAAGGCGGCCCGTGCTGCGTCGTAGTCCCCCTGCGCGCGCATGCGGTCCTGCAGCGAGGGGCTCTCGACGGTTCCGGGGCAAATGGCGTTGCAGCGGATGCCGTTCGAAACGTAATCGGCGGCAACCGATTTCGTAAGGCCGATCACCGCCGCCTTGGTGACGCCATAGGCAAAGCGGTTCGGCACGCCCTTGATGCTGGAGGCGACCGAAGCCATGTTGATGATTGAGCCGTCCTTCCGCTCCAGCATGCCGGGAAGCACAGCGCGGATCGTGCGGATCATCGCCTTGACGTTGAGGTCGAAAGCGAATTCCAGATCGGAATCCTTCATTTCCAGGATGGATCCGGCATGAACGAAACCGGCGCAGTTGAAGAGCACGTCGACCGCGCCGATTTCAGCGACCAATGCCTTCACGGCCTCCTCGTCGAGCACGTTCAGCTTGTGTGCCGACACCCCGGTCTCGGCGGCAAGAGTTGCCAGTGCATCCGTATTGATATCTGTCGCATGAACCGTGGCCCCGGCGTTCTGAAAGGCAATCGCGCTGGCACGCCCGATGCCTTGGGCCGCCGCTGTGACGAGAACGGTCTTGCCGGAAAGAGTGATGGTCATGTCTTGGCCTTTTCATGGTTTTTAATGCGTGAGGAAGCGCATTTGGCGCCCGGCTTCATCGGTGCAGAAACTGAACGGCGGCTCTTATGGTGTCAATCGAATAGTGAAATCCGCCAACGCGGGCTGTCTACCGCTGCCATTGACGCAACGCCACTAACCGTTTTCGCCCGGAACTTCTGTTTGCAGAGCAAGTTTGCACAAAAGGAGGCATTGGCAATGACAGTCGGCGCCGTTCAGTTTCTCGCCATTACCATTTCAGCGCTTGCACTTGTCCCGTCAGGAGCACATTTCGCGGCCCTGCCTAACAAGATCGCGCTGCCGCAATCCGAATATTTCACCGTTCAAACCATCTATTATGGATGGGCAATTTTGGGTTTGCTTTGGCCTGCTGCGCTCATCATGAATGCGCTGCTCGCTGTCGTTGTTCGTTCGCAGAAATGTCCATTCTGGCTTGCCGTGGCTGCCGCGCTCTGTTTTGCCCTCATGTTTGCGATATTCTTTCTTTGGACGCTTCCCGCCAATCAGGCGACGAACGATTGGACGACAGCTCCCGAAAACTGGGAAACGTTCAGGCGGCAGTGGGAGTATTCTCATGCCGCAAACACAATCATTGTGTTTGTCGCACTATGTTTCACGACCCTGTCGGCGCTTTCGTGGCGGGAGACAGGTTCGCCTTGAAGGCACTCCCGCTGTCGGACGGAGGCCAGCCTGAGAAGCTCATCGGCGAATAGCGCCGATCCGCGCAAGAACTTCGCCGGGAATCCCATACCGCGCGATGACGTCCCGGTTATTGCGGAGCCCGCAGACCTCCCGCTGAATGAACAATGCCCAGACCGCTTCCGAGGCCTCCTCAAGGAGGCTTTCCCGATCAGCTATGCGATGATCGTTCTCCGACGAGGCGGCAAGCTTCGCAAGTGCCGCTTCGACTTTGCGGCCTTGGCGGCCAAGTGCATCGGCCCGCTCCGAGGCGAGTTCGTACTCCAAGGGGTTGAGTGCAGTGCTCGGCCGATCCGAAAGCGATCGCGGCGGTCTGAAACTCACGAGGGCCTCTCAGGAAACAGAGGAACAGTTACGACCTATGGAAGTTTGGTTCTTTACGAAGCGGGATCAAGAGGAGGAGACCGTGTGGACAATCTTGATTGGTGCTATTTTCGTCATATGCGGCATACTTCTCCTGTGTCGGGAGGCACTCGGCCGGCGGCCCCTCAGCGATCCTCACCGATCACCCCTTAGCGAGCGGACATTGGAACCCAGGGGACAAGGCGTTCGATTTCTGGGACTGACGAGGAACTGGCTGGGTGTCGCCATGATCGCGGCCGGAGCAGCGCTTTTACTGCTGGTCTCATTCACGTAGCGCTCGCTTTCTTTGCCGCGGTCTCCCAGTTCTGGTAGGGGAGACGGAAGGTGGGAAGGCGATCTGCGACGCAGGCGAGCTTCTCGAAGGGCTTGTGAGGCTCTGCCTGGTACCAAAACGCGACCGAGGAAATATCGTCCGATCGGCGGTTTGCATGGCCGTGCGCGATGGTGACGCGAATGGTTTTTTGGAAAATCGCCGGATCTTCGATATGCCAGCGGTAGAGCGTGACGGGTTCGGTCCAGTTCGGCCCGCCGGCTGCGATGATACCGTGATAGGGCCGGCTGTATTCTTGCGTCGGGCACCAGGCGGTGTTGAAATAGTCTTCCGTGCCGGTCCCGTGCAGCGTCGCTGGCCAGGCATCGTTGGCGCCGGGCGTGCTTTCGCCGCGCGGCTCGATGAGTGCGGCCTTCGGCCCGATGCGCGGATCCGGCTTGCGCACGGTATCTGATACGGAGAGCCCCAGTTCGCCGTCGATGAAGATCATGTCGTCTCCTTCGCCGTACCAGTCCCAGACGCCGGAGCGCCGGCGGGAATAGACGCTGAAGAGAACGCCGACATAGTGCCCTTGCCCCTCGGCTTCCAGAATAGTGGAGTTCTTCCTTCCGTCGGTCGTCTCTCCGCCGAACAGGAACTGTTCGTTGGTGAGCCCATCCTCGCTCTCGGCATGCGCAGTTGAATTTGCACTGCGCTGCCACGAAAAGGCTGGCTTCGGATGTGAGAACATGCGCCGCGTCGAATTGCAGAATGGGGTCTACATTCTGCAATGGCTCGGGAGCAGCGCCATTTAATTGTCTTTCCGCTGCTTCAGGGCGCTCTAATTGCTTCGGCAAACCCATCAGCCGGTAAGAAATGGCAAACACCGCAGACAATTCAAAAGAAACTGGCAGCTCAAAGCAAACTGGTGATCGCACCGCCGCCGGATCTGCGCATCCGCCGAAGGTCGAAGGATTTCCGGCTGAGGGCGCTGAAGAAACAAGCGGCGATCACGAGGGTTCATCCGGATCATCATCATTGCCAGAACAGTCCGAAAGGACCGCGGCCCCTCCCTCGCCTTTTGGACAAAGCGCGCGAGCCATTCAGGACCTGATGGCCGCCCTCCGTCATGACTTCCGTGCTGCTTTGCGAAGCAGCCAGGCCTCGATCAGAAGTGGCATTGGAGCCATCATTGAAAGACACCAGACGCTTCGAGCTCGGACATCAAATAAGAGGATTCCGCGGGTGTCTGCATTTGCAGCGCTTTCTTCCAAAGCGCAGTCCCGCATGGCGGCGATCCGAGCGGGAAAGACCGGCAGAAGGCAGGTCATTCCCCTGAAACTGCGATCATGGAGGGTGCTGCTCGCACTCGTTCCGTTATTCGGCTTCCTGATCGTGGCCGGCGTTTTGACTTGGGCCTTGAAGGATGTGCCGTGGCAAGAGATCGCTGACGGTTCCATGAAGCCGGTCATCGTATTGGAAACGGCGGACGGCGGGCCTCTTGTCCGGCAGGGGCCGTATCAAGGACCTTATGCAGGTTACGAGCAATTCCCTCCACATCTTGTGAATGCCGTCCTTTCAATCGAGGACCGCCGGTTCATGGATCATCACGGCATCGACCCGAAAGGAATTGCGCGCGCTCTAATCCGGAACTTTGAGGCAGGCTCAATCGTCCAGGGGGGAAGCACGATCACACAGCAGTTGATCAAGCTGCAGTATCTCGAAAGCGACCGAACGCTGAAACGAAAGATCCAGGAACTGGTGATCGCCTTCTGGCTGGAATGGAAGCTCGGCAAGCAGGAGATCCTGACGCGGTACCTGAATTCGGTCTACCTCGGTTCCGGCGCTACGGGAATGCCGGCAGCAGCACGGATCTATTTCAACAAGGATATCGGTGCGCTCGATGTTCCAGAATCGGCGATGCTGGCAGGTCTGTTGAAGGCTCCGAGCCAGTTGAACCCAATCGACAATTTCGAGCCCGCACGTCAACGCACAGCAACGGTGCTCGACGCCATGGTCGCCAATGGCAAGCTTACGCAGCAGGAAGCCGATGCCGCCAAGAATGAATTCGCCGAACTGCACCCGACAACGCCGACGCCACGCTCAGGCAGTTGGTTCGCCGATTGGGTTTCGGCACAGGCGAGCGAGATCGCAGGCACTTCTCCGGGCTCGACGACAGTACGCACGACCTTGGTTCCGCGCCTGCAGGAAATTGCCGAACGGGTGGTGAAGCGGGTTCTCGATGAAGAAGGAAAGGCGCGCGGCGCATCGCAGGCAGCACTGGTCGCCATGACGCCCGATGGCGCGGTTGTCGCAATGGTCGGCGGGCGCGACTACAAGACCAGTCAGTTCAACCGAGCCGTCACGGCGATGCGTCAGCCCGGCTCCACATTCAAGCTGTTCGTTTATTACGCCGCGTTGAAAAAGGGCCTGGCCCTGTCGGATCAAGTGCTCGACGCACCTATCGAAATCAATGGGTGGTTGCCGCAAAACTCCGGGGGCGCTTACCGAGGTTGGGTGACGCTGGCGGAGGCTTTTGCTCGCTCGTTGAATGCCGCCACTGCTGCCCTTGCGCAGGAGGTGGGTTTGGACAGTGTCGCTGCGGCTGCCAAGGAGCTCGGCATCAACGCAACCCTGACGACGGCGCCCGCCTTGTCGCTTGGCGCCTCGGAGGTAAGCTTGCTCGATTTGACCGGCGCCTACGCATCGGTCCGCCTAGGGCGGGCGCCCGTTGAGCCGTGGGGCGTTATCGAATTTCAGGCATCGGGCCAGCCCAGAGGCTTCCGAGTGGGGCCGCAAGTGACGGCGTCTATCGACCTCTCGCAGTATCAGCCGGACCTTCTGGCGTTACTGCAGTTGGTGGTCGAGCGTGGGACTGGCCGCGACGCCGATCCCGGCATGTTTGCGGCCGGCAAGACAGGCACCAGTCAAGACAACCGCGACGCTTGGTTCGTCGGGTTTACAGAACCCTTGGTCGCCGGGGTCTGGGTCGGCAACGACGATGACGCGCCGATGAAGGGTGTCACGGGCGGGGCACTTCCGGCTCGCATCTGGCGGGAATTCATGCAGGCGGCCATGGCTGAGCCTGCACCGCAGATCGATCCAAATACGGGAATGATGACCAGCGAGGAGAACGCCGCTCCGTCCTGCAATATCACCGCATGCTCTCGCAGCTATCGTTCTTTCCGCGCTTCCGACTGTACGTACCAACCATATTATGGCGATCGGCGCCTGTGCGAGAAATAGCCGTACCACCTGTTGCCCGCTTCGATAAGGATTGGAAACCGAAGAGGGCCGATAGCGCGATGCACGAACGCGAGAAAGAAGCACGAGCTGGGGGTCACAGAAGGTATGCCAATGAACTCCTTAGTGAAAATGCTTCTCGCCTTCGAGGCCTTCCTGTTTACCGCCGCATCGCTGGTTCACGCGGGCCTCTCTTTGGCGGTTACGAGCACTGGCGGGCAGCGACAGCGGAGGGCGTGATCGCGGCGGTTTTGGTGTTTGGCCTATTCGCACGCCTCATCCGGCCGGCTTCAGCGCGCGTGACCGCCCGTGCCGTCCAGATCTTCGCGTTTTTGGGGACCTTGATCGGGGCCTTCACCATCGCCATTGGGATTGGCCCGCAAACAACAGTCGACCATGCGTTTCATCTTTTCTTGCTGGCGGTGCCGGCGTCGGGACTTGTTGCCATCTTCAGATCAAACAGGTGATGACGAACAATGGTTGGCGCTTCATCGCGAAGGACACCAAATCGCTACTGCCACAAGGCGGCCGGATGGCTGGAACATCCGCAGCGCGATTGGGTTCTCTTATCGAAGGAGGAGAATGAGATGCGGACCTATTACCGATACAAGGAAGGCGAGGCTGCCGCCGGTTCGATCGTCATCAAGTTCTACCGCTCCGGCGATCAAATCCGAGGGTTCATCAGAAAGGTTACGGAGCCCGGTCAGCACGACACGGTATTTTCAAGCGAAGAACTGCAGGTCAACAAGGCATTTCTCATAGCTGACAACAAGCATCGGGAGGCCCCGGACACACCCATCTTCGTCGAACTCACAGAAGGTGTCCGCTGGAATCCGGCTTGGGGGCAGTTGAACTAGCAAAACGGCATTTCTGCCGATCCGCAGCGACGGTTCTTCGCGTAGATAACAGATAAGAACGCGTGGCGCCGATGATTGGCCAGCCGTTTCCTTCTGGTCTTTGTGCGACCCCTGCTCGTCTTGCGCTACGAGACCGTGTTTTCGACCTTTGAAGCCGCAGTCGTTGTGCCGAAAAACGGCGCTTGCAATGTTTTTCGACCGGTTCATAATAATTTTTGTACACGTGCTCAATTTTGTCACTCGGTCGTTACGCAAGCCCCTTAGAGCGGGATCCGTTCGCGCTTTTCATGGGACCTCCGGGCGGCCGTCAGCAATGGTGATGGCCCACCAAGAGGCTCACATCTATCTCTGGGGAGATGAAGAGATGACTATTCTGCCGACATTGAAGTGCATGAGCGTCGCTGCCGCCATCCTGGCCTCGACCAGCGCCCTCTCCTTTGCCAAGGACCTGACCGTTACAGTCTGGGCCGGCGGCACAGGCCCGAATGACGTCTATCGCCTCGACGCGATCGACATTGCAGCCGAGCAGCTTCAGCGGGAAGCCGCAATCAAGGGCGAAGACCTTAAGATCAAGGTCGAAAAAAAGGCCTATAGCGGCTGGGAGGACTTCAAGCAGGCGATGACGCTTGCCGCCGAGGCCAAGACCGCTCCGAACATCGTCGTCACCGGCCACGAGGACATCGGCCCCTGGGCACAATCCGGCCTGGTTGTGCCGATCGAGGACTATGTTGACCTCGACTCGTGGCCGCTCAACAACATCTACGAAAACCTGATGGACATTGCCTCCTTCAACGGCATGGTCTACGGCATTCCGCAGGATGCCGAGTCCCGGCCGATGTTCTTCTGGAAGCCGCACATGAAGGCGATTGGCTATAGCGATGCTGATCTCGAGGCGCTACCCGAGAAGGTCCAGGACGGCAGCTACACGATGCAGAACCTGCTGCAAGACGCCAAGAAGATGCAGGACAAGGGCCTCGTGCAGGCCGGCTATGGCTTCTATCCCCGCTACACAAACGGTCCGGATTTCTGGCAGTTCTACACGAGCTTCGGCGGCACGATGGAAGAAGACGGCAAGCTAGTCTTCGACAAGGCTGCGATGCAGCGCGCGTACCAGTTCTTCGCCGACGCCGTGAAGCAGGGCGTTACCAAGAAGAACCATATCGGGATGCCGGCCGACCAGTGGTGGAAGGAAGTGGCGTCCGGCAAGGCCGGAATCTGGCACGGCGGTACCTGGCATTACGCCCGCTACGTCAACCAGGAAGGCCTGAAGGATTTCTTCGGCAACGTCGTTTTCACGCTGATCCCGGCCGGCGAAGGCGGCAAGGCCAACACGCTGACGCACCCGCTCGTCTATCTTATGACCTCTGGCCACGACAAAGACGACACCGAGATTGCTGCCCAGCTGATCAAGATTGCGTCTGAGCCGCGCATCAACGTGCTGCATGCGGTCAAGTCCGCCCATCTCGGCATTTCGAAGTCGGAAACCGAGATCGAGCTTTACTCATCGGACCGCTGGACGCGCGAAGCCACCGAACGTCTTCTGCCCTACGCCAACGCGATGCCAAACAATGCCGACTTCGGCACCTACTGGAACATCATGTGGAAGGGCCTTGAGGCCTCATGGACGGGTGCCAAGAGCGTCGATGCCGCCGTCAACGACGTCGAAGGCGAGCTGAAGAGCACGCTTGGCGACAAGATCGTCATCCGCTAAGCGCAGGCAAGCCTCCGGGCGGTCTTACCCGCCCGGACCTTTTGCGGAGACTTTCATGAGAACGTCGAGAACGCTCGGGCTCATAATGATCGCGCCTGCCGCGATCATGATCGTGCTGTTCTTCCTGATGCCGGTGGTGTTGACCGCCGTCTTTTCCTTCACGAGCATGTCGACCGCCACGGGCATTTCGGGCGGCGCCTACCAGATCGTCCCGAACGCGCTCATTGCGCTCAAGGAGGAAATGCCGGAGGTCGTGCAGCAGCTTACCGAACCCCGCTACGTGATCGACGAGGCGGGCATCAAGGGCGTCGAGCGCATCGAGCTTGAGCCCGGTATCGCCACGGAACTACGCGAAAACCATCTCGGTGAGGTCTTCCCTTCCCGCCGTGAAGCCGAGCGCGTGATCAAGGGGCTCAACGACCGGCCGTCGACCCGGGAGGTCAAGCAAATCTCCGAACAGTTCAACCGCTCCGTTGCCAATCTGCGCTTTTCGAGCAAGGAGGAGCTCTTCGCCTCGCTCGACAAGCTCGGCTTCAAGATAACGCCGGAACAGAAGGAAAGCCTCGCCGACGCGACCTATACCGGCTGGAGCTGGACGACAGAGAACTTCTCGCGCATCGCCTCTTCGCCTGACATGGCGCAGGTCCTTTTCAACACATTGCTCTACGTCGCCCTTGTCCTCATGCTTTTCAACACGAGCTACGCCATGCTGCTGGCGATCTGGACACACTACATGCCCGACGCGCCGGCAACGATTTTCCGGTCCATCTGGCTCCTGCCCCGCATCACGCCCGTCGTCATCTATGTGCTGATGTGGAAATGGCTCGCCTGGGATACCGGCTTCATCTCCACCTTT
This Rhizobium sullae DNA region includes the following protein-coding sequences:
- a CDS encoding PBP1A family penicillin-binding protein; translation: MKPVIVLETADGGPLVRQGPYQGPYAGYEQFPPHLVNAVLSIEDRRFMDHHGIDPKGIARALIRNFEAGSIVQGGSTITQQLIKLQYLESDRTLKRKIQELVIAFWLEWKLGKQEILTRYLNSVYLGSGATGMPAAARIYFNKDIGALDVPESAMLAGLLKAPSQLNPIDNFEPARQRTATVLDAMVANGKLTQQEADAAKNEFAELHPTTPTPRSGSWFADWVSAQASEIAGTSPGSTTVRTTLVPRLQEIAERVVKRVLDEEGKARGASQAALVAMTPDGAVVAMVGGRDYKTSQFNRAVTAMRQPGSTFKLFVYYAALKKGLALSDQVLDAPIEINGWLPQNSGGAYRGWVTLAEAFARSLNAATAALAQEVGLDSVAAAAKELGINATLTTAPALSLGASEVSLLDLTGAYASVRLGRAPVEPWGVIEFQASGQPRGFRVGPQVTASIDLSQYQPDLLALLQLVVERGTGRDADPGMFAAGKTGTSQDNRDAWFVGFTEPLVAGVWVGNDDDAPMKGVTGGALPARIWREFMQAAMAEPAPQIDPNTGMMTSEENAAPSCNITACSRSYRSFRASDCTYQPYYGDRRLCEK
- a CDS encoding Tim44 domain-containing protein: MPSAVSRFAKIAAIAVLTSASVFAAYSDAEARRAGGFGGFGSRGTRTFDAPPVTRTAPAPAAPMERTMTPRQQTPATAQQPLNAQRPGGLFGGFGRSMIGGLIAGGLLGMLLGHGFGGGFGFLGMLLQIALIGGAVMLAMRFFANRRQPSYGAAGGRGQSFNNMSSNMSSNSNSSSNSSFRIPAIGSGTAGYQQQQQPRADRPSDEIGLAQADLDQFEELLTKVQTAYGAEDYNTLRKLTTPEAMSYLAEELGENATNGVRNRVSDVKLLQGDIAEAWRENGQDYATLAMRYSSIDAMVDRDSGHVVSGDDRQPSESTEIWTFVRKTGSDWKLAAIQGTEQRAA
- a CDS encoding SDR family oxidoreductase; the encoded protein is MTITLSGKTVLVTAAAQGIGRASAIAFQNAGATVHATDINTDALATLAAETGVSAHKLNVLDEEAVKALVAEIGAVDVLFNCAGFVHAGSILEMKDSDLEFAFDLNVKAMIRTIRAVLPGMLERKDGSIINMASVASSIKGVPNRFAYGVTKAAVIGLTKSVAADYVSNGIRCNAICPGTVESPSLQDRMRAQGDYDAARAAFISRQPMGRLGTPEEIADLAVYLAGATYTSGQAFAIDGGWTI
- a CDS encoding amidohydrolase family protein encodes the protein MRRVDCHMHFWTLAMEPYYSLWMSPDDKVLYRDYGPRDAVPLMEKNNVEGVVVVSAASSVHETGYLLGLADGRDFIKGVVAWLDLLAPTAAADLACWARFAKLKGIRPYLQDLPEDDWILKKELDPAVRAMLDLGLRFDALIKPRHILNTIRFIERYPDLPVIVDHMAKPEIGSGSFEPWLREMERFRDLRHVHCKISGIVTEDGPDWTPERLQPYLEAVFEIFGPDRLVFGSDWPVVNLVADYSRWIETLGHAMTNLPPADQQKIWASNGERFYGL
- a CDS encoding ABC transporter substrate-binding protein, whose amino-acid sequence is MTILPTLKCMSVAAAILASTSALSFAKDLTVTVWAGGTGPNDVYRLDAIDIAAEQLQREAAIKGEDLKIKVEKKAYSGWEDFKQAMTLAAEAKTAPNIVVTGHEDIGPWAQSGLVVPIEDYVDLDSWPLNNIYENLMDIASFNGMVYGIPQDAESRPMFFWKPHMKAIGYSDADLEALPEKVQDGSYTMQNLLQDAKKMQDKGLVQAGYGFYPRYTNGPDFWQFYTSFGGTMEEDGKLVFDKAAMQRAYQFFADAVKQGVTKKNHIGMPADQWWKEVASGKAGIWHGGTWHYARYVNQEGLKDFFGNVVFTLIPAGEGGKANTLTHPLVYLMTSGHDKDDTEIAAQLIKIASEPRINVLHAVKSAHLGISKSETEIELYSSDRWTREATERLLPYANAMPNNADFGTYWNIMWKGLEASWTGAKSVDAAVNDVEGELKSTLGDKIVIR
- a CDS encoding YbaK/EbsC family protein translates to MSFESVRAFFSAHAPDIEIVETAESSSTVALAAEAHGVEPAQIAKTICLRVGNETMLVVASGTARLDNRKFKDAFGGKGRMLGPEEVLEVTGHPVGGVCPFGLPAPIPVYCDVSLKRFDEVVPAAGSTNSAVRIPTERLAELTRAKWVDVCQ
- a CDS encoding DUF6665 family protein; translated protein: MSFRPPRSLSDRPSTALNPLEYELASERADALGRQGRKVEAALAKLAASSENDHRIADRESLLEEASEAVWALFIQREVCGLRNNRDVIARYGIPGEVLARIGAIRR
- a CDS encoding L-fuconate dehydratase codes for the protein MTRITGIRVSDLRFPTSQSLDGSDAMNPDPDYSAAYVILDTDEPGLSGHGLTFTIGRGNDICCMAIKAMAHLVVGADLADVLAQPGKFWRHLTSDSQLRWIGPEKGAIHLATGAVVNAVWDLLAKQAGKPVWRLVAEMSPEEIADIVDYRYLTDVLTRDEAVTILRSAEVGKTERIATLEKEGYACYTTSAGWLGYDDAKLRRLCQEAIDAGFNHVKMKVGRDLEDDIRRLRIAREVIGPDRYLMIDANQVWEVGQAIGWVKELAFAKPYFIEEPTSPDDVAGHRKIRDAIGPVKVATGEMCQNRIMFKQFIAEGAIDIVQIDSCRMGGLNEVLAVLLLAAKYRLPVWPHAGGVGLCEYVQHLSMIDYVAVSATKDGRVIEYVDHLHEHFLDPCVIRDAAYMPPSKPGFSIEMKAQSITDYTFKT